A region of Curvibacter sp. AEP1-3 DNA encodes the following proteins:
- a CDS encoding VanZ family protein: protein MKLARLLWKVAFWLLVALTVLMSLVPGEQVPQTLVFWDKAQHALGFAALAVFGLLAYPMAVPRVLVGLLLLGVAIECAQAMTTWRQGDWMDWLADATGIALGTGAMAVWARIRGRTLLAGNSGT, encoded by the coding sequence TTGAAGCTTGCCCGTCTTTTGTGGAAAGTTGCCTTTTGGCTGCTGGTGGCTTTGACCGTGTTGATGTCTTTGGTGCCCGGTGAACAGGTTCCCCAGACCCTGGTGTTTTGGGACAAAGCGCAGCACGCACTTGGTTTTGCAGCCTTGGCCGTTTTCGGTTTGCTGGCTTATCCGATGGCGGTGCCGCGTGTGCTGGTGGGTTTGCTGTTGCTGGGTGTGGCCATTGAGTGCGCGCAGGCGATGACCACCTGGCGCCAAGGGGACTGGATGGATTGGTTGGCTGATGCCACAGGCATCGCTCTGGGTACAGGTGCCATGGCGGTGTGGGCGCGCATCCGTGGCCGGACACTTTTGGCAGGAAACTCCGGCACATGA
- a CDS encoding AEC family transporter, translated as MPLDHPIVSSLLPVVLLILVGVVTGKMKLIRQEAVRDLSNLVFLVLTQALLFRTMSSVHVQDLDFAPVSLYFAVAAGLFTVMLLLQGPSSRAAVIALSGTFSNTVMIGIPLVGLAYGKDALVLLFTLISLHALVLLTFATVVLELLSAREESAQHDGPARHPLKSVGLAVRNAVVHPVPMPIIAGLLYAQTGWGLPDVVDRPLQLLGNAFGPVALVLVGVTLSNAAIGRNLKGALAISAVKTLLHPALMALAGYLAGLRGMSLTVLVVAASLPIGANVFLFSQRYQKAEDLVTASVAVSTLVALVTVTLVMYLLPLWLG; from the coding sequence ATGCCTTTGGACCACCCGATCGTATCGTCCCTGTTGCCGGTGGTTCTGCTGATTCTGGTCGGTGTAGTCACCGGCAAGATGAAGCTCATCCGCCAGGAGGCGGTACGCGATCTTTCCAACCTTGTTTTTCTGGTGCTGACCCAGGCCCTGCTGTTCCGGACCATGAGCAGCGTGCATGTGCAGGACTTGGACTTTGCACCCGTATCGCTTTACTTTGCCGTGGCGGCCGGATTGTTTACGGTGATGTTGTTGCTGCAAGGTCCCAGCAGCCGGGCTGCAGTGATTGCGCTCTCCGGCACCTTCAGCAACACGGTGATGATCGGCATTCCGCTGGTCGGCTTGGCATATGGCAAAGACGCGCTGGTGCTGCTCTTCACCCTGATTTCCTTGCACGCGCTGGTGCTGCTGACATTTGCCACCGTGGTGCTGGAGTTGCTGAGTGCGCGTGAAGAGAGCGCCCAACACGACGGGCCCGCACGCCACCCGCTCAAGTCGGTAGGTTTGGCGGTGCGCAATGCGGTGGTGCACCCGGTGCCCATGCCCATCATTGCAGGGCTGCTCTATGCCCAGACGGGTTGGGGCTTGCCCGATGTGGTGGACCGGCCCTTGCAACTGTTGGGCAATGCCTTCGGCCCGGTGGCGCTGGTGTTGGTGGGCGTAACGCTGTCTAACGCAGCCATCGGCCGCAATCTGAAGGGCGCCTTGGCCATTTCCGCTGTCAAGACGCTGTTGCATCCCGCCCTGATGGCGCTGGCGGGCTACCTGGCAGGCCTGCGCGGCATGTCGCTCACCGTGTTGGTGGTGGCGGCATCGCTGCCCATTGGTGCCAACGTGTTTTTGTTTTCTCAGCGCTACCAGAAGGCGGAAGACCTGGTCACTGCCAGCGTGGCGGTGTCTACCTTGGTGGCATTGGTCACCGTCACGCTGGTGATGTACCTCTTGCCTTTGTGGCTGGGCTGA
- a CDS encoding DUF3299 domain-containing protein — protein MAQLSSPMPGVPAGTGAGVHSPNSPFAPLKDRADVLPWSVLTTVKTKTEKNRLLPVFPADVQALNKKVQRIQGFMMPLEPGEKQKHFLISSVPLTCSFCVPGGPESMVEVKTKTPVKYSMEAVVVEGQFAVLNDDPYGLYYRITDAVAVK, from the coding sequence ATGGCCCAGCTCAGCTCCCCCATGCCCGGTGTTCCCGCGGGTACCGGCGCTGGCGTGCACAGCCCCAACAGCCCCTTCGCCCCTTTGAAAGACCGCGCTGACGTGCTGCCCTGGTCGGTACTGACCACCGTCAAAACCAAGACAGAGAAGAATCGCCTGCTGCCCGTGTTTCCGGCCGATGTGCAGGCCCTGAACAAAAAAGTGCAGCGCATTCAGGGCTTCATGATGCCGCTGGAACCCGGTGAAAAGCAAAAGCACTTTCTCATCAGCTCTGTGCCTCTGACTTGCTCTTTTTGTGTGCCCGGCGGTCCCGAGAGCATGGTGGAAGTGAAGACCAAGACCCCTGTGAAATACTCCATGGAAGCTGTGGTGGTCGAAGGTCAGTTTGCGGTGCTCAACGACGACCCCTATGGCCTCTACTACCGCATCACTGATGCGGTTGCCGTCAAATAA
- a CDS encoding ABC transporter permease, translated as MKTLFFAWRYLWSRPLGAALNLLLLSLGLASITFLLLVGAQLSKAFDRDLAGIDVVVGAKGSPMQLILSGVLHIDVPPGNVPLQAVNELAKNPLVAQIIPISLGDNFGGYRIVGTSTAYVDHYEAQLAQGALWTQPMQAVLGSTVAQRMGLQLGQTFVGSHGLGAGGHTHGESAYTVVGILKPSGSVLDRLILTDTASVWKVHEDYTAVDDDDRKVMEEEREITMALVRYKTPMAALSFPRYVNTSTEMQAAAPALEITRLLNMLGLGTDVLRAFAGVLLLTAGLSVFIALWSAVRERRTDLALLRMLGASPAKVATLLLSEALWLGLLAAVLGVLLGQGFAQALALFLSLDNSLLIGGMVWPVGLWVVPALALVVSLASALLPTVAAYRVSVLRLLQSR; from the coding sequence ATGAAAACTCTATTCTTTGCATGGCGCTATTTGTGGTCCCGTCCCTTGGGGGCTGCGCTCAACCTCTTGCTGCTCAGTTTGGGGCTGGCTTCCATCACGTTTTTGTTGCTGGTGGGGGCGCAACTCAGCAAGGCTTTTGACCGTGACTTGGCCGGCATCGACGTGGTGGTGGGCGCCAAGGGCAGCCCCATGCAGCTCATCCTCTCGGGCGTGTTGCACATCGATGTGCCGCCGGGCAACGTGCCGCTGCAGGCGGTGAATGAACTGGCCAAGAACCCGTTGGTGGCGCAGATCATTCCCATCAGCCTGGGCGACAACTTCGGTGGCTATCGCATCGTAGGCACGTCGACAGCTTATGTGGACCACTACGAGGCACAGCTCGCCCAAGGTGCGCTGTGGACGCAGCCCATGCAAGCCGTGCTGGGATCTACCGTGGCCCAGCGCATGGGGCTGCAACTGGGCCAGACCTTTGTGGGCTCGCATGGCTTGGGCGCGGGTGGTCACACCCACGGCGAGAGTGCCTACACCGTGGTCGGTATTTTGAAGCCCAGTGGCAGCGTGTTGGACCGCTTGATCCTCACCGACACCGCTTCGGTGTGGAAGGTGCACGAGGACTACACGGCGGTGGACGATGACGACCGCAAGGTCATGGAAGAAGAGCGCGAAATCACCATGGCGCTGGTGAGGTACAAAACCCCCATGGCGGCCTTGAGCTTCCCGCGCTATGTAAACACCAGCACTGAGATGCAAGCCGCTGCCCCGGCGCTGGAAATCACCCGCCTGCTCAATATGCTAGGTCTGGGCACCGATGTGCTGCGCGCCTTTGCGGGCGTGCTGCTGCTCACTGCGGGCCTGAGCGTATTCATCGCCCTGTGGAGCGCGGTGCGTGAGCGCCGCACCGACCTGGCCCTGCTGCGCATGTTGGGCGCATCCCCCGCCAAAGTGGCCACGCTGCTGCTGAGCGAGGCCCTGTGGCTGGGCCTGCTGGCGGCGGTGCTTGGCGTCTTGCTGGGGCAAGGCTTTGCGCAGGCACTGGCGTTGTTCCTGAGCTTGGACAATTCGCTCTTGATCGGCGGCATGGTCTGGCCCGTCGGGTTGTGGGTGGTGCCCGCACTGGCGCTGGTCGTGTCTCTCGCTTCTGCTTTGTTGCCTACCGTGGCGGCTTACCGCGTGAGCGTGTTGCGCTTGCTGCAGAGCCGTTAA
- a CDS encoding ABC transporter ATP-binding protein translates to MIHSQGLRYRYPGGSELRFPDVQVPQGAALLLSGPSGSGKSTWLALVAVLVAPSAGTLQVAGQDVTGLHGAAADAWRAGAIGFLPQKLHLSEALTVQQNLAMAQWAAGRDEDIASIQTALNALGVAELAGRLPGQLSGGQAQRVALARAVLLKPHVLLADEPTASLDDEAAAQAVGLLLATAARHAATLVIATHDARVAALVPPAADGQIGFQRLSLMREQLSKA, encoded by the coding sequence ATGATCCATAGCCAAGGTCTGCGCTACCGCTACCCCGGAGGCAGCGAGCTGCGTTTTCCGGATGTGCAAGTGCCTCAGGGCGCGGCGCTCTTGCTTAGCGGCCCATCGGGCAGTGGCAAATCCACCTGGCTGGCCTTGGTGGCTGTCTTGGTGGCGCCATCTGCCGGCACGCTGCAGGTGGCAGGCCAGGATGTGACCGGTTTGCATGGCGCGGCGGCGGACGCTTGGCGTGCTGGCGCCATCGGTTTTTTGCCGCAAAAGTTGCATTTGAGTGAGGCGCTAACCGTGCAACAAAACTTGGCCATGGCGCAATGGGCAGCTGGTAGGGATGAAGATATCGCAAGTATCCAAACTGCCCTGAATGCGTTGGGAGTTGCAGAGCTGGCAGGTCGCTTGCCCGGCCAGCTCTCCGGCGGGCAGGCGCAGCGGGTGGCGTTGGCGCGAGCAGTGCTGCTCAAGCCCCACGTGCTGCTGGCCGACGAGCCAACCGCCAGCCTGGATGACGAAGCCGCCGCACAAGCCGTGGGCCTGCTGCTCGCTACGGCAGCCCGGCACGCTGCCACGCTGGTGATTGCCACCCACGACGCGCGGGTCGCTGCCCTGGTGCCGCCTGCGGCGGATGGTCAAATCGGCTTCCAGCGCCTGTCGCTCATGCGCGAGCAGCTATCAAAAGCGTAG
- a CDS encoding Fur family transcriptional regulator, giving the protein MASVNPPAPPVLKGDDPIDALLSAHGLRRTAAARRVLGWLLAHPETSYTHAQLQESLAGDHAEPLDRVTLYRLIDRLTQVGLLLCRVDSQRVRRYQAMPASVHATPHFECQTCHRDSPLAGALHAVDLEKAAQTAIESLRALGYTDMHLDFAVKGVCADCATGAASASANAGPAA; this is encoded by the coding sequence ATGGCTTCTGTGAACCCACCGGCCCCGCCCGTGCTCAAGGGTGACGATCCGATTGACGCGCTCTTGTCGGCCCACGGCCTGCGCCGCACGGCGGCGGCGCGCCGCGTGCTGGGCTGGTTGTTGGCCCACCCCGAGACTAGTTACACCCACGCGCAATTGCAGGAGTCTCTGGCGGGCGACCACGCCGAGCCGCTGGACCGCGTGACCCTCTACCGCCTGATAGACCGCCTGACGCAGGTAGGCCTGTTGCTGTGCCGGGTGGACAGCCAGCGTGTGCGCCGCTACCAGGCCATGCCGGCCAGCGTGCACGCCACGCCGCACTTTGAGTGCCAAACCTGCCATCGCGACAGCCCCTTGGCGGGCGCCCTGCATGCGGTGGATCTGGAGAAAGCGGCACAAACCGCCATCGAATCCCTGCGGGCACTGGGCTACACCGACATGCACCTCGACTTTGCGGTGAAGGGCGTGTGCGCGGACTGCGCCACGGGTGCTGCATCTGCCAGTGCGAACGCAGGGCCCGCCGCATGA